Genomic window (Leisingera methylohalidivorans DSM 14336):
CGGGCGGGCGGGGTTTGCGCAGATTTGACGGAAGCTCATGCGTAGGCCTCCATCCCGCCGTCGCAGGGCGCGGCAGGAGCGGGGTGGCGGTAGACCAGCTCACGCCCGTGTTTGGGGTTTTCGAATTCCGCTTCGAATACCGCGCCCAGCCGTTCGGCCAGAGCTACCGAGCGGGTGTTGCCCGGGAAGATGTTGGAGCACAATGCGGGCAGGCCCATAATCTCATAAGCATGGGTGCGGGCCGCCATCGCCGCCTCAGCCATGACACCGCGGCCTTCGCCTGCCGGGAAGGCGACCCATCCCAGTTCCGGTTCCGGCCAGCCTTCGGGCTGCCAGATACCTGTGATGCCAAGCGTTTCGGCCGTGACCTTGCAGGTGATGGTCCAGAAGCCGAAACCACGCATTGCCCAGTGTCCCACCGACATGGTGAACCAGCGCCAGGCTTCGTTTCGGTCCAGCGGTCCGCCAAACCCCCAGCAACGTGCTTCATCTGCGAAGAACGCTGCCATTGGCCCGAAATCCGCCGCCTCCGGTCCGCGCAGGACCAGGCGTTCGGTTTCAAGCTGAGGTATGGAAGGGAACTGCATGGTTTACTTTTTCTTGCCGAAACCGCTGAGGCCCGCTGGCAAGCCCATGCCGCCACCGAGACCGGGGAGGCCGCCGGGGAGGCCCTTGCCGCCGCCCATTGCCTTGGCCGCGGCTTCCAGTGCCTTCGGATCCATCTGGCTGGGATCCATGCCGTCCATGCCGGGCATACCGCCGCCCTTGCCGAACATGCCCTTCATGGCCTGCTTCAGCATCTTGCCTTTGCCCATCTTGCCCATCTTCTTCATCACATCGGCCATCTGCCGGTGCATTTTCAGAAGTTTGTTGAGGTCGGAAACCTCCATGCCCGAGCCGGCCGCGATCCGTTTCTTGCGGGAGGCCTGCAGCAGGGCGGGATTGGCGCGCTCCTTCTTGGTCATCGACTGTATCATGGCGATCTGGCGCTTAAGCACCTTATCGTCCATGCCGGCGTCCTGCACCTGCTTGGCCATTTTGCCCATCCCGGGCATCATCTGCATCATGCCCTCCATGCCGCCCATCTGAAGCATC
Coding sequences:
- a CDS encoding GNAT family N-acetyltransferase, which gives rise to MQFPSIPQLETERLVLRGPEAADFGPMAAFFADEARCWGFGGPLDRNEAWRWFTMSVGHWAMRGFGFWTITCKVTAETLGITGIWQPEGWPEPELGWVAFPAGEGRGVMAEAAMAARTHAYEIMGLPALCSNIFPGNTRSVALAERLGAVFEAEFENPKHGRELVYRHPAPAAPCDGGMEAYA